The following proteins are co-located in the Nitrospiria bacterium genome:
- a CDS encoding type IV pilus twitching motility protein PilT, giving the protein MARIDGLFKILREKKGSDLHLSPDNPPLMRVAGDLVPMASQKLTHEENHALLFEMMNEPQRKQFEATRDIDFAYEVAELEARFRANIFYGRLGIGAVFRLIPTQILTVEQLGLPPAVLKFTRLKKGLVVVTGPTGSGKSTTLAAMIDHINKTEKEHILTVEDPIEFVHVSRGCLINQREVGHHTKSFATALRAALREDPDIILVGEMRDLETIELAITAAETGHLVFGTLHTNSAAKTVDRIINVFPTAQQEQIRAMLAESLRGVIAQQLLKTVDGKRCAALEILSVTPAVSNLIREGKTFQIPSVIQTGKAEGMQLMDQAIQALLAAKKITVEEAQKFAANKSLFQSPATGSPAHG; this is encoded by the coding sequence ATGGCGCGAATCGACGGACTGTTTAAAATTCTCCGCGAAAAGAAAGGGTCCGACCTCCATCTGTCGCCCGACAATCCGCCCCTGATGCGGGTCGCGGGCGATCTGGTCCCGATGGCCTCCCAGAAACTGACCCACGAAGAAAATCACGCGCTGCTGTTCGAAATGATGAACGAGCCGCAGCGCAAGCAGTTCGAGGCGACCCGCGACATCGACTTCGCGTACGAGGTGGCCGAGTTGGAGGCCCGCTTTCGCGCGAACATCTTCTACGGCCGTCTGGGCATCGGCGCCGTTTTCCGGCTCATTCCGACGCAGATCCTGACCGTCGAGCAACTCGGGCTTCCTCCGGCCGTGCTGAAGTTCACGCGCCTCAAAAAGGGGCTGGTCGTGGTGACTGGTCCGACCGGAAGCGGGAAGTCCACGACGCTGGCGGCCATGATCGACCACATCAACAAGACTGAAAAGGAACATATCCTCACGGTCGAGGATCCGATCGAGTTCGTGCATGTCAGCCGGGGCTGCCTGATCAATCAACGGGAGGTGGGCCATCACACGAAATCGTTCGCGACGGCGCTCCGGGCCGCCCTGCGGGAGGACCCGGACATCATCCTGGTCGGCGAGATGCGCGATCTGGAGACGATCGAGCTGGCGATCACCGCGGCCGAGACCGGGCATCTGGTGTTCGGCACGCTGCACACCAACAGCGCGGCCAAGACGGTCGACCGGATCATCAACGTTTTCCCGACGGCCCAGCAGGAGCAGATCCGGGCGATGCTGGCCGAGTCGCTCCGGGGGGTGATCGCGCAGCAGCTTCTCAAGACCGTGGACGGCAAACGGTGCGCCGCCCTGGAAATCCTGTCGGTCACCCCGGCCGTCTCCAACCTGATCCGCGAAGGCAAAACCTTCCAGATCCCGTCCGTAATCCAGACCGGAAAGGCCGAGGGGATGCAATTGATGGATCAGGCGATCCAGGCGCTCCTGGCCGCGAAGAAAATCACGGTCGAGGAGGCCCAGAAATTCGCCGCGAACAAGTCGCTTTTCCAGTCCCCCGCGACGGGATCGCCGGCCCATGGATGA
- a CDS encoding flagellar motor protein MotB, with product MNHFMVWIAAFLFLSGCVSSSKYHTLEESSKAEQEKLRQQIASLQTQKDGLDKDLAALRQEKQTAETEIASLNEKLTRQLQQSAALAAQKDAEIQQLKGTYESLVKDLKGEIERGEIKVTQVRDKLTVDLVEKILFDSGRAEVKPGGKEVLKKVGNILKDVKDKDIRIEGYTDNVPIGEKIRSKFPTNWELSTQRATNVLRFLQDEGGVDGARLVASGYGEHRPIASNDTPEGRAQNRRIEIVLVPSDIQGVLNELK from the coding sequence ATGAACCATTTTATGGTCTGGATCGCCGCCTTCCTGTTCCTTTCCGGTTGTGTGTCCTCATCGAAATATCACACCCTGGAGGAGTCGTCGAAGGCCGAGCAGGAAAAACTCCGGCAGCAGATCGCCTCGCTCCAGACGCAGAAAGACGGGCTGGACAAGGATCTCGCGGCGCTCCGTCAGGAGAAGCAGACCGCCGAGACGGAGATCGCGTCCCTCAATGAAAAGCTGACGCGGCAGCTGCAACAGTCGGCCGCATTGGCGGCGCAGAAGGACGCCGAGATCCAGCAACTAAAGGGAACCTACGAAAGCCTCGTCAAGGATCTCAAGGGCGAGATCGAGCGGGGTGAGATCAAGGTGACCCAGGTCCGGGACAAGTTGACGGTGGACCTGGTCGAAAAAATCCTGTTCGATTCCGGCCGGGCCGAAGTGAAGCCGGGGGGCAAGGAGGTTCTGAAGAAAGTCGGCAACATCCTGAAGGACGTCAAGGACAAGGACATACGGATCGAAGGCTACACGGACAACGTCCCGATCGGGGAGAAGATCCGTAGCAAGTTTCCGACGAACTGGGAGCTTTCCACCCAGCGGGCGACGAACGTTCTCCGGTTTCTTCAGGATGAGGGGGGAGTGGACGGCGCGCGGCTCGTCGCCTCCGGATACGGCGAGCATCGGCCGATCGCCAGCAACGACACGCCCGAGGGCCGGGCCCAGAACCGCCGGATCGAGATCGTCCTGGTGCCTTCGGATATTCAAGGGGTGTTGAACGAACTGAAATAA
- a CDS encoding cupin domain-containing protein, whose protein sequence is MKPPSYHETLPGNVQVLRWPHAHPLPEEEIINFFKARGLSPSRWSNGPGDVYAAHAHPYRKTLFCLEGSIVFSLPDSGREVELHPGDRLIIPAGTRHGAIVGPRGVACIEAGGN, encoded by the coding sequence TTGAAACCGCCTTCTTATCATGAAACTCTACCCGGCAACGTCCAGGTCCTGCGCTGGCCGCACGCTCATCCGCTTCCGGAGGAAGAAATCATCAACTTCTTTAAGGCGAGAGGGCTGTCGCCCAGCCGGTGGTCGAACGGCCCGGGCGATGTCTATGCCGCTCATGCGCATCCGTATCGCAAAACGCTCTTTTGTCTCGAGGGAAGCATCGTCTTCTCATTGCCGGACAGCGGCCGCGAGGTGGAGCTTCATCCCGGCGATCGCTTGATCATCCCCGCCGGAACGAGACACGGAGCGATCGTCGGACCCCGGGGCGTCGCCTGTATCGAGGCCGGGGGAAATTAG
- a CDS encoding cation-translocating P-type ATPase, whose translation MSVQDPPFDIKTLRGLSEKEAADRLGEEGYNELPSAKRRGTAAIAFEIVRQPIFILLAAAGLIYLILGNRNEALMLLAFVGVVIGITLYQERKTERALEALRDLSSPRALVIRDGLRRRVAGREVVRDDLLVLSEGDRVPADAVVLSANDLSADESLLTGESVPVRKSVWNGVMELSRPGGDDRPFVYSGTLVVQGQGIARARATGDRTEIGKIGMVLEKVEAEESPLQRETGRLVRNLAIAGLSLCGLVVILYGLTRGNWLNGFLAGITLAMALLPEEFPVVLTVFLAIGAWRIAQHRVLTRHVTTVETLGAATVLCVDKTGTLTQNRMTVRRIFSKGEVCEIGESPGPLPESVHEILEFALLASEIDPFDPMERAIRELGDRSLARSEHFHRDWTLVQDYSLTSKLLALSHVWKSPDRNACIVASKGSPEAIADLCHLDPAAKEELARRVGSMADEGLRVLGLARAEFGGTAWPGDQHDFDFVYLGLIGLTDPVRPSVPEALRECETAGIRVVMITGDYPGTARAIARQIGLGPVDAMITGDALERLGDSELRERIKKVNLFARILPEQKLRLVEALKANGEVVAMTGDGVNDAPALKSAHIGIAMGGRGTDVAREAAALVLLEDDFASIVQAVKLGRRIFDNLRKAMAYILAIHVPIAGMSLIPLMTGWPLVFFPVHIMFLELIIDPACSIVFEATPEEADLMTRPPRDPKRPLFGIRIVGLSLLQGIIVLLIILAVYGIALYRGQGESDARALVFTALVIANLGLIFTNRSWSRTILETLRRPSPALWWVVGGALAFLGLVFYIPFLRNLFHFAPLRPMDVAVAFAAGASGILWFEALKLFNGRRKRSKIK comes from the coding sequence ATGTCCGTCCAGGATCCTCCGTTTGATATAAAAACCCTTCGCGGTCTGTCCGAGAAGGAGGCCGCCGACCGGCTGGGCGAGGAGGGATATAACGAGCTTCCCTCGGCCAAACGGCGCGGGACTGCGGCCATTGCCTTCGAAATCGTCCGTCAGCCGATTTTTATTCTGCTGGCCGCCGCCGGTTTGATTTATCTGATCCTGGGCAATCGCAATGAGGCGCTGATGCTGCTCGCCTTCGTCGGGGTCGTCATCGGCATCACCCTCTATCAGGAGCGAAAGACCGAGCGCGCGTTGGAGGCGCTGCGCGACCTGTCGAGCCCCCGGGCGCTGGTCATCCGGGACGGCCTGCGAAGGCGCGTCGCCGGCCGGGAAGTGGTGCGCGACGATCTTCTCGTGCTGTCCGAAGGGGACCGTGTCCCGGCCGACGCCGTGGTCCTGTCGGCCAACGATCTGTCGGCGGATGAATCGCTGCTGACGGGCGAGTCGGTCCCGGTTCGAAAGTCGGTCTGGAACGGCGTCATGGAACTGTCCCGTCCCGGAGGGGACGATCGGCCGTTTGTATATTCCGGCACGCTGGTGGTGCAGGGACAGGGCATCGCCCGTGCGCGGGCGACCGGCGACCGGACGGAGATCGGGAAGATCGGGATGGTGCTGGAAAAAGTTGAAGCGGAAGAAAGCCCGCTGCAGAGGGAGACCGGCCGCCTGGTTCGGAACCTCGCGATCGCCGGCCTCTCCCTCTGCGGCCTCGTCGTGATTTTATACGGCTTGACGCGGGGGAACTGGCTGAACGGATTTCTGGCCGGGATCACGCTGGCGATGGCGCTTCTGCCGGAGGAGTTTCCGGTCGTGCTGACCGTCTTTCTGGCGATCGGGGCCTGGCGGATCGCACAGCACCGGGTGCTGACCCGCCACGTCACGACGGTCGAAACGCTGGGCGCGGCCACGGTGCTTTGCGTGGACAAGACCGGGACGCTGACGCAAAACCGGATGACGGTCCGCCGGATCTTCTCGAAGGGGGAGGTGTGCGAGATCGGGGAGTCGCCGGGACCGTTGCCGGAGAGCGTTCACGAAATTCTGGAATTCGCCCTACTGGCCAGCGAGATCGATCCCTTTGATCCGATGGAGAGGGCCATCCGGGAACTGGGCGATCGATCTCTGGCCCGGTCCGAACATTTTCACCGGGACTGGACTTTGGTTCAGGATTATTCCCTGACCTCCAAACTCCTGGCGCTGTCGCATGTCTGGAAATCGCCCGACCGTAACGCCTGTATTGTGGCGTCCAAGGGCTCGCCCGAGGCGATCGCCGACCTGTGCCATCTCGATCCGGCCGCAAAGGAAGAGCTCGCCCGCCGGGTCGGTTCGATGGCGGACGAGGGTCTTCGGGTGCTCGGCCTGGCCCGGGCCGAATTCGGCGGGACCGCCTGGCCCGGTGACCAACATGACTTCGATTTTGTCTATCTGGGCCTGATCGGGTTGACCGACCCTGTCCGTCCGTCTGTTCCCGAGGCGCTGCGGGAATGCGAAACCGCCGGCATACGGGTCGTGATGATCACCGGAGACTATCCGGGAACGGCCCGCGCGATCGCACGGCAGATCGGGCTGGGGCCGGTCGATGCGATGATTACCGGCGACGCGCTGGAGCGACTGGGTGACTCCGAGCTCCGCGAGCGGATCAAAAAGGTCAATCTCTTTGCACGGATCCTCCCGGAGCAGAAGTTGCGTCTGGTCGAGGCCTTGAAGGCGAACGGCGAGGTGGTGGCGATGACGGGCGACGGCGTGAATGACGCGCCGGCCTTGAAATCGGCGCATATCGGCATCGCAATGGGGGGCCGCGGCACCGATGTCGCCCGCGAGGCTGCGGCGCTGGTGTTGCTGGAGGATGACTTCGCCTCGATCGTCCAGGCCGTGAAGCTGGGCCGCCGGATCTTCGACAACCTTCGGAAGGCGATGGCCTATATCCTGGCGATCCATGTCCCGATCGCCGGCATGTCGCTGATCCCGTTGATGACGGGTTGGCCCCTTGTTTTTTTCCCCGTCCATATTATGTTTCTCGAATTGATCATCGACCCGGCCTGCTCGATCGTTTTCGAGGCGACGCCGGAGGAGGCCGATCTGATGACCCGGCCTCCCCGGGATCCAAAGCGGCCCTTGTTCGGCATCCGGATTGTCGGGCTGAGTCTTTTGCAGGGGATCATCGTTCTGTTGATCATCCTGGCGGTCTACGGCATCGCCCTGTATCGCGGGCAGGGAGAGTCGGACGCACGCGCGCTGGTCTTTACCGCGCTGGTCATCGCCAACCTTGGACTGATCTTCACCAACCGTTCCTGGTCCCGCACCATTCTGGAGACGCTGCGGAGGCCGAGTCCCGCGCTCTGGTGGGTCGTGGGAGGCGCGTTGGCCTTTCTCGGCCTCGTCTTCTATATCCCCTTTCTGCGAAATCTGTTTCATTTTGCGCCGCTGCGTCCGATGGATGTGGCGGTCGCGTTCGCGGCCGGGGCGAGCGGCATTCTCTGGTTTGAGGCTTTGAAGCTGTTCAACGGCCGGCGGAAGCGATCTAAAATTAAATAA
- a CDS encoding methyltransferase domain-containing protein has translation MTRPGRKHYPHIGRKEQEVDAAFWAELYRNGDTGWDQGGASPGLVDFLKNDSGSGRAVPFRYGRALVPGCGHGHDARALASAGFDVIGLDVVKKAVEEATRLADLEGLKNARFEQADFLHLPARLRGPYDLIFENTFFCAIDPDHRDRYVEAAASLLKPDGILLGVFYAIRPETGPPFGATRDELLDRFSHRFKLVLDRVPRSIPRREGKELLMLWRRKK, from the coding sequence ATGACGAGACCGGGACGAAAACATTATCCCCACATCGGGCGGAAGGAACAGGAAGTCGACGCCGCGTTCTGGGCGGAGCTGTACAGGAACGGCGACACCGGCTGGGATCAGGGCGGGGCGTCGCCCGGCCTGGTCGATTTCCTGAAAAACGATTCGGGGTCGGGTCGGGCCGTGCCGTTCCGATACGGCCGCGCGCTCGTCCCGGGTTGCGGGCACGGGCATGACGCGCGCGCGCTGGCTTCCGCAGGGTTCGATGTGATCGGTCTGGATGTCGTTAAAAAAGCCGTCGAGGAAGCGACGCGGCTGGCCGATTTGGAAGGTTTAAAGAATGCGCGGTTCGAACAGGCCGACTTTCTTCATCTGCCCGCCCGTCTGCGCGGACCCTACGATCTTATTTTTGAAAATACTTTTTTCTGCGCGATCGATCCGGATCATCGGGACCGCTATGTCGAAGCGGCCGCGAGCCTCTTGAAGCCGGACGGCATCCTGCTCGGCGTTTTCTATGCGATACGGCCCGAGACCGGCCCGCCGTTCGGCGCGACGCGCGATGAGCTGCTGGACCGATTCAGCCACCGCTTTAAATTGGTCTTGGATCGCGTTCCCAGGTCCATTCCCCGTCGCGAGGGAAAAGAGCTTTTGATGCTCTGGCGGCGAAAGAAGTAA
- the metF gene encoding methylenetetrahydrofolate reductase [NAD(P)H] produces MKVRDCFNDRRPVFSFEFFLPKTPEGMTQFKSTVRDLKGLAPSFVTLTYGAGGSSRDRTIETAGMIQNELGLTTVAHLTCIAHTRNEIEAIVEKIRVLGIENIMALRGDPPKDGHLPPENRREYRYAVDLVRHIRKMDGFCVGVAGYPEKHPEAPTMEEDLRHLKEKAEAGADFITTQLFFNNEDYFRFVERVRALGITLPVLPGLMPVTNYGQLHKFAAMCGARVPAEIVRTLEPRQTDAEYVIRYGIDWTFRQARDLLDKGAPGIHFYTLNKSRSTEMILSRLLGR; encoded by the coding sequence ATGAAAGTTCGGGACTGTTTTAACGACCGGCGTCCGGTTTTTTCCTTCGAGTTCTTCCTTCCGAAAACGCCGGAGGGGATGACCCAGTTCAAGTCCACCGTGCGGGACCTGAAGGGGCTCGCGCCCTCCTTCGTCACGCTCACCTACGGGGCCGGGGGATCGAGCCGCGACCGGACGATCGAGACGGCCGGCATGATCCAGAACGAGCTGGGGCTCACGACCGTCGCCCATCTCACCTGCATCGCCCACACCCGAAACGAGATCGAGGCGATCGTGGAGAAGATCCGCGTCCTCGGGATCGAGAACATCATGGCGCTCCGGGGCGATCCGCCCAAGGACGGCCATCTTCCTCCCGAAAACCGACGGGAATACCGGTACGCGGTCGACCTGGTCCGCCACATCCGGAAGATGGACGGTTTCTGCGTCGGCGTCGCCGGCTATCCCGAAAAACATCCCGAGGCCCCCACCATGGAGGAGGACCTGCGTCATCTCAAGGAGAAGGCGGAGGCCGGGGCGGATTTTATAACGACCCAGCTGTTCTTCAACAACGAAGACTATTTTCGGTTCGTCGAGCGGGTCCGGGCCTTGGGAATCACGCTTCCGGTCCTGCCCGGCCTGATGCCGGTCACGAACTACGGCCAGCTTCATAAATTCGCCGCGATGTGCGGCGCGCGCGTCCCGGCCGAGATCGTCCGGACGTTGGAACCCCGTCAGACCGACGCGGAGTACGTGATCCGCTACGGTATCGACTGGACCTTTCGCCAGGCCCGCGATCTGCTGGACAAGGGCGCGCCCGGAATTCACTTCTACACGCTCAACAAATCCCGCTCGACCGAGATGATCCTCTCCCGGCTGCTGGGACGGTAG
- the leuD gene encoding 3-isopropylmalate dehydratase small subunit, producing the protein MDPFKKHTGIVTLLDLPNVDTDQIIPKQFLKRIERTGFGRFLFYDWRFIDGQKPNPEFEMNAERYRGATILVARANFGCGSSREHAPWALLDYGFRCVIAPSFADIFYNNCFKNGILPVRLSEGQVETLFQRVRGTPGYRLTVDLEIKKVISGDGLEIGFEVDDFRRSCLLGGLDDIGLTLQYEGQIRSYESAHPEATPRPARP; encoded by the coding sequence ATGGACCCTTTTAAAAAACACACCGGGATCGTCACACTGCTCGACCTCCCCAATGTCGACACCGATCAGATCATCCCCAAGCAGTTTTTAAAGCGGATCGAGCGGACGGGCTTCGGACGGTTTCTGTTTTACGATTGGCGCTTCATCGACGGCCAAAAACCGAATCCGGAATTCGAGATGAACGCCGAACGCTATCGCGGGGCCACCATTCTGGTCGCGCGGGCGAACTTCGGCTGCGGGTCCTCCCGGGAACACGCGCCATGGGCCTTATTGGATTACGGTTTCCGGTGCGTCATCGCGCCGTCCTTTGCCGATATTTTCTACAATAATTGTTTTAAGAACGGTATCCTGCCGGTGAGGCTTTCGGAAGGACAGGTCGAAACGCTCTTTCAGCGCGTCCGCGGGACACCCGGGTACCGGCTGACCGTGGACCTCGAGATAAAGAAGGTGATATCGGGCGACGGCCTGGAGATTGGATTCGAGGTGGACGACTTCCGCCGCAGCTGTCTGCTGGGCGGCCTGGACGACATCGGCCTGACCTTGCAGTATGAAGGCCAGATACGGTCTTATGAATCCGCTCACCCGGAGGCGACCCCCCGTCCGGCCCGGCCTTAA
- the leuC gene encoding 3-isopropylmalate dehydratase large subunit — protein sequence MQAKTMFEKTWEAHVVHEETGQPSLIYIDRHLVHEVTSPQAFEGLRLARRRVRRPDLTFATMDHNVPTTDRSIPIEDAISAQQMETLVRNCREFGVTLFDLRSPDQGIVHVIGPELGLTLPGQTLVCGDSHTSTHGAFGALAFGIGTSEVEHVMATQCLLQDRPKTFLIEVNGRRPFGIEAKDIILSIIGRIGTDGGTGHVIEYAGETIRGLSMEERMTVCNMSIEGGARAGMIAPDEKTFEYLKGRRYVPASADGGFDAAVERWKRLPTDAGARFDRALKIDAASLAPQVTWGTNPGQVVPVDARVPNPSDFADPNARKSAERALDYMGLRAGTAMTDIPIDRVFIGSCTNARIEDLRHAARFVKGRRVAPNVYAMVVPGSQRVKKQAEEEGLDRIFRSAGFDWRESGCSMCLGMNPDILKPGERCASTSNRNFEGRQGKGGRTHLVSPIMAAAAAVEGRFVDVRQYELESKD from the coding sequence ATGCAAGCGAAAACGATGTTCGAGAAAACCTGGGAGGCGCACGTCGTCCACGAAGAGACGGGCCAGCCTTCCCTTATCTATATCGACCGCCACCTGGTGCACGAGGTCACGTCTCCCCAGGCCTTCGAAGGCCTTCGCCTGGCCCGCCGGCGGGTCCGCCGGCCCGATCTGACCTTCGCCACGATGGACCACAACGTCCCCACCACCGACCGGTCGATTCCAATCGAGGACGCGATCTCGGCCCAGCAGATGGAAACGCTGGTCCGAAACTGCAGAGAGTTCGGGGTCACGCTCTTCGATCTCCGCAGTCCCGACCAGGGGATCGTCCACGTCATCGGGCCGGAGCTGGGCTTGACCCTGCCCGGCCAGACGCTGGTCTGCGGCGACAGCCACACTTCGACGCACGGCGCCTTCGGGGCGCTGGCCTTCGGGATCGGCACCAGCGAGGTGGAGCACGTGATGGCGACCCAGTGCCTCCTCCAGGACAGACCCAAGACCTTTTTGATTGAGGTGAACGGACGGCGGCCGTTCGGCATCGAGGCGAAGGACATCATCCTTTCAATCATCGGCCGGATCGGGACCGACGGGGGAACGGGTCATGTGATCGAGTACGCCGGGGAAACCATCCGAGGGCTTTCGATGGAAGAGCGGATGACGGTCTGCAACATGTCGATCGAGGGCGGCGCCCGCGCCGGGATGATCGCCCCCGACGAGAAGACCTTTGAGTATCTCAAGGGCCGGCGATACGTTCCGGCCTCCGCCGACGGCGGATTCGACGCGGCCGTTGAACGGTGGAAGCGCCTGCCCACCGACGCGGGGGCCCGCTTCGACCGCGCCCTGAAAATCGACGCGGCCTCCCTCGCGCCCCAGGTCACGTGGGGCACCAACCCCGGACAGGTCGTCCCGGTCGATGCCCGCGTGCCGAACCCGTCCGATTTTGCGGACCCCAACGCGCGGAAATCGGCCGAGCGGGCGCTGGACTACATGGGGTTGAGGGCCGGAACGGCGATGACCGACATCCCGATCGACCGGGTCTTCATCGGCTCCTGCACCAACGCCCGGATCGAGGACCTCCGCCACGCAGCCCGATTTGTGAAGGGGCGGCGGGTCGCTCCAAATGTTTACGCGATGGTGGTGCCCGGCTCGCAACGGGTGAAAAAACAGGCCGAGGAAGAAGGCCTGGACCGGATCTTCAGGTCGGCCGGGTTCGACTGGCGGGAGTCGGGCTGCTCGATGTGTCTGGGGATGAACCCGGATATCTTAAAACCCGGCGAGCGCTGCGCCTCGACCTCCAACCGAAACTTTGAGGGCCGTCAGGGAAAGGGCGGGCGGACGCATCTTGTCAGCCCGATCATGGCGGCCGCCGCCGCGGTCGAAGGCCGTTTCGTCGACGTGCGACAATACGAATTGGAATCGAAGGATTAA
- a CDS encoding type II CAAX endopeptidase family protein: MKTSLEKKDIFIALLAVIALFVFLRFYDDASPTATMNSHISRNHALREARQFLEAQGFNLDGYVETVLFSEDSDAALYLQRSMGMDRFNALAQDLPLRYWKVRFLKELQYEEFRVYVNPKGRIIAFNHYIPEDTKGARLKQSRALELAETFIQNQKDVDFLSYDLINASTKQREKRTDHIFTWKASTPSLGEAQLLMTLAVHGDAVDGYEQSISVPQKFAEMYEGESSKGELLARLSGLLTVFLSLSALVIFLTHHKYRTIPWKGALYLALAMVTAKVLGEINAIPNIRSSYSTDSPLYTFWGGWIFDTIEATLWSGVVTFLFAVAGWAVGREVFTAKRVDQITGRRGWLSRDFTRALFMGYLLASISLGYMTVFYLVGQRYFDVWSPVPSSYSNMLGTWLPFLEPITNAFRSSVSEELIYRFFAIALMIKYFRSRALALFVPALIWGFAHSDYSVMPFYTRGIELTVDGLVSGYFFVRYGLITVIVAHYVFDAVIVGMPLLQSSHLYFFWSGMAGVAVMAVPIVLSLARSVRRKPTHHAVDHPLRSEERSLVASPTESRK, encoded by the coding sequence ATGAAAACCTCATTAGAAAAAAAAGACATTTTCATCGCTCTCTTGGCGGTCATCGCCCTGTTCGTCTTTCTGAGGTTCTACGACGACGCCTCTCCGACGGCCACGATGAATTCCCACATATCAAGAAATCACGCATTACGCGAGGCACGGCAATTCCTCGAAGCGCAGGGATTCAACCTGGACGGTTATGTGGAAACCGTCCTTTTTTCCGAGGATAGCGACGCCGCACTTTACCTTCAGCGATCGATGGGGATGGACCGCTTCAATGCCCTGGCGCAAGATCTGCCCCTCCGGTATTGGAAGGTCCGCTTCTTGAAGGAACTTCAGTACGAGGAGTTCAGAGTTTATGTAAACCCCAAAGGCCGGATCATCGCGTTTAACCATTACATTCCGGAGGATACGAAGGGAGCCCGCCTTAAACAAAGCCGGGCCCTGGAGCTGGCCGAAACCTTTATCCAGAATCAGAAGGACGTTGATTTCTTGAGCTACGACCTGATCAACGCCTCGACCAAGCAAAGGGAGAAAAGGACCGACCATATCTTTACATGGAAGGCGTCCACGCCCTCCCTCGGAGAGGCCCAACTGCTGATGACCCTCGCCGTTCACGGGGACGCGGTGGACGGGTATGAGCAATCGATCAGCGTTCCCCAAAAATTTGCGGAGATGTACGAGGGGGAAAGCTCGAAGGGGGAACTGCTCGCGAGGCTGAGCGGATTGTTGACGGTTTTCCTTTCCCTGTCCGCGCTGGTCATATTTCTGACCCACCATAAATACAGGACCATCCCCTGGAAAGGGGCCTTGTACCTGGCCCTGGCCATGGTGACGGCGAAAGTTCTCGGGGAGATCAATGCCATTCCCAACATCCGGTCCTCGTACTCCACCGATTCCCCCCTCTACACGTTTTGGGGCGGATGGATCTTCGACACGATCGAAGCGACCCTCTGGTCGGGTGTTGTGACGTTTTTGTTCGCCGTCGCCGGATGGGCCGTCGGCCGGGAAGTTTTCACGGCCAAGCGGGTGGATCAGATCACTGGAAGACGCGGCTGGCTTTCCCGGGATTTCACGCGCGCCCTGTTCATGGGCTACCTGCTGGCGTCGATCAGCCTGGGTTATATGACGGTTTTTTATCTGGTGGGCCAACGCTACTTCGATGTCTGGTCGCCCGTTCCCAGCAGCTATTCCAATATGCTGGGCACCTGGCTTCCCTTCCTGGAACCCATCACCAACGCCTTCCGGTCTTCCGTCTCGGAGGAATTGATCTACCGGTTCTTCGCGATCGCCCTGATGATTAAATATTTTCGGTCGCGAGCCCTGGCCCTCTTCGTCCCAGCCCTGATCTGGGGATTCGCCCATTCGGACTATTCCGTAATGCCCTTTTATACCCGGGGAATCGAACTGACCGTGGACGGCCTGGTCTCCGGCTATTTCTTCGTCCGTTACGGTCTGATCACGGTCATCGTGGCCCACTACGTGTTCGACGCCGTCATCGTGGGGATGCCGCTGCTCCAATCGTCTCATTTGTATTTCTTCTGGTCCGGAATGGCCGGCGTGGCCGTGATGGCCGTCCCCATCGTCTTGAGCCTGGCCCGATCCGTCCGGAGAAAACCGACTCACCATGCGGTGGATCATCCGCTCCGTTCGGAGGAGAGATCGCTGGTGGCCTCCCCCACGGAAAGCCGAAAATAA
- a CDS encoding DUF2294 domain-containing protein, producing the protein MKRSKGQVESEISNAMIQFEKDYMGRGPKESKTCIIDDMILVRLKGVLTPAEQQLAKNPKGTDLIKEIRSNLLEQARGLLTEVIEKITGLKVVSLHTDISTKTGERVIIFSLNENLEERSRNNNT; encoded by the coding sequence ATGAAACGAAGCAAGGGACAGGTCGAGTCCGAAATCAGCAACGCCATGATTCAATTCGAAAAGGATTACATGGGTCGGGGTCCGAAGGAGAGCAAAACCTGTATTATCGACGATATGATCCTTGTGCGCCTCAAAGGAGTTCTGACCCCGGCCGAGCAACAGCTGGCCAAGAATCCGAAAGGGACGGACCTGATCAAGGAGATACGCTCCAACCTCCTGGAACAGGCCCGGGGATTGTTGACCGAGGTGATCGAAAAAATTACGGGGCTCAAGGTGGTCAGCCTCCACACCGACATCAGTACAAAAACAGGGGAGCGGGTCATTATTTTTTCATTGAACGAAAATCTGGAGGAGCGATCCCGCAACAATAATACTTGA